A stretch of DNA from Castor canadensis chromosome 2, mCasCan1.hap1v2, whole genome shotgun sequence:
AGGACACCTGGTAAGGGCAAACCATGGCCAAGCGCTTCACATACCTTGCATCAACTTTGAGGTAGATTTTAAACTTCATTTATCCTTTTCCATTTGAGGAAGCTGAGCATCACAGGGGATAAGTATATTCCTCAAAGTCACACAAAGAGTAAGTGGCAGAATTAGGCTTGCAAACCCAACTTCTTGTCTCAAAAGTCCACTATGTTATGGTGCTTATGATCTAGAAGGAGAGAAGCAGGCACGACTGCCTAGATCAGAGACTGTAAAAAGTACTATGTGAGAGGATCGGTGACTTGCCCCACAAGCACAGAGAAGGGAGCCATTTATTCTGCTAGTCCTAGGTAACCTCTGGGAAGGCTTTTCAGAAGCTGGCATGGGAGCCAGGCCTTGAAGGTAAATGGGGAGGAGCAGGTCAGGCGAGGCACGGGAGTGCACTGCAGGTTGAAGAAGCAGCTTATAGTTCCATGGGCCAGAAACAGTGTTTCTCACTTGTATTCATGGCATAGTtttgaattttagaatatttgggATCATACCTGAACATTGCCACAGTCAGATATCACTGCAATAGGATGAGTTTATTAAAAGGTTAATCTCATGGATTTTGGAGTTAGGATACAGGAATTTGAATCTAGGCTCTGCCACCAGTGAGGAACTCTGGAAAATCAGTGGAGCCTGTTTGATCATCTGGTGATATTCATGAGGGGCTATTTTAAGGAGTCTGTGGCTTGATGAATGCAAAGTTCTCAATACACACTCAATAAATTGGTTTTTGTAAAACTATCACAATATCATCTGAGGACAGCTATGAGAGCATTCAGATATTGCAGGATTCTTTGGCTGCCTTTTTGTGTCATGGAATTCACTATAATTTGGGTCTGGAATGTctctcaaaggctcatgtgttaaaggtttggtccccaacCCATGGTGCTTTGGGGAGGTTGTATTTAGTTagagctgtgaccaaaatacctgccataaacaacttaagggaagaaggatttattttttctcatggtTGCAAAAGGGTTCTGTCCATGATGGCGGGGAGGGCATGGCAGAGAAGAACAGCTTTTATCATGGCggacagaagcagagagaacagGATTACAGGAAGGGCCAGGGCAAGATATTACCCGAAGGATACCCCCAcctccagtgacctgcttcctccttctaggccccacctcctactttcAGCACCTTCTAATAACCtcatcatattatgaatccatcaagggattcaTCCACTGATTAGGTGAGAGCCCTCacgatccaatcacttcccaaaagcccatcaaCTGGCCGATACATGAGGTtatggggacatttcatatttaaattatcatagaggtggtggaaattttaagaggtgGGATATAGTGTGAagttttaggtcactggggacatgtccCTGAAGAGACTGTGGGACCCtactctcttcctgtctctctctagCATCTAGTTATGCTTCTGCTGTGATGCACTGCTTGctacaggccccaaagcaatggagctaaccaaccatggactgaaacctccaaaactgtgagccaaaagaaacctgTCCTTTTCTTTgggagtactagggtttgaactccaggctttgcacttgctaggcaagtgctctactacttgagccatacccagaTATGGTTTTGCTTTTGCCTAGGGCAGGTCACAGACCAGGATTCTCCCTCTTccgtctcctgtgtagctgagatcaaacaggtgtgtgccaccatgcctggcctcctttcatctttttaagttaactagctcaggtattttgttatagtaatagaaACTTGACTATTCCAGCATTATTTGAATAGAATTGTACAGCATAGTACTGACTAAATTTTTCTCCATACTCAGAAGGCACTGTTTGGTTAATTCTTTCGTTTCTGTTGGCTCACTGGTTGTAAGGCCTCTTATCTCCTACTTAGCAAATACAACTATCTTTTATATTGCATTGCAGGACCCCTTGGCTTAATGCAAAACTTGGCAGGTACTGTGCATATTTAGgtattgaaaaatatattttacccaTTCATCACTTCAGTAGCACATATAGGAGGGGTAAACAATATAAAGTGGTTAAGAACCAACCATCTAGAGTGTGGGGAGTACATAAGAGGAAGAGTGGTTAGGGCGAACAGTCCAGTTACAGTCAGGTTGGAAAGGAACCTGGACATGCTGAGAAGTTTGGTCTCCATCCTGTACAAAATGGGGTACTGAGGAGGGGGCGGAAGgataaaaatgaagacagaggAGTAGCAATATCTTCTTAGCATTTTAGTAAGATAAGAAGTGCATCCTGAAGAATGGCTTTGTATATTCTTTGACAAACTACATTCTTCAAACTGAGCACCATGGGAaggtttcttgatttttttttttaacttttttctttggcagcactggggtttaaactcagggcctcatgcttgctaagcaggtgttctacaacttcagcttctccaccagccctttttagggtTGGccatttttcgagatagggtcttgagaactatttgctcaggctggcttccaacctcaggcctccttatctcagcctcctgagtagctaggattacaggagtgagccaccagtgtctggctagcTTTCTTGATTATTTATGCTTGGTTTTTATGCCTTTCAATGTGTTCTTATAgtattatatgtatttatctatTATAATAATATACCATAATTATTGACTATAATTGGCTGTCTCCCCCATCAGATTGTATTTTCCTTAACATCAGGGGCCACATATTATCTTTGCAGCCCAGCATCTAGTACAGTACTTGCACATAGCAGACTCTCAATAAATATCTGTGGAATAAATTGAGTAGTTAATAAATTAATTGAAGGACCCAAGGCAAGGAAACCAGTTCTAAGATTATGGTGATGATAatgattttggtggtactggggtttgagctcaggaccttgtgcttgctaggtaaacattctacacttgagccatgccccaagtcctttttgctttagtttgtatttagatagggtctctatcttttgcctgaggctggcctctgaccatgatcctcctccctccacctccggcttggctagtattacaggcatgggctACCACGCCAGCTCAATTCTAAAATCATTAATATCACAGTCTGTTAGGATTATATTTGTCTGTAACTGACATCATTGTCTTGTTGATTAATAGTTTGTTttcaaccttttatttttaatccttttctaaaatgaaatacaatgaaaattaaatcCCAAAAGTACAAAAGAAGTTGCCTTCTAATGTTTTTAACTCACTGCAAATTAGGCTTTTTTATTCTTATACAGTCCTGGCATAAATATGCAGTACATAATAtcctaaaaagagaagaaaatgctaaTTGTTATTAATCACCTAAGTTTTTGAAGGAACCATCAGCAGTCCACAAAGTGAATTTGTGTGATCAGCAAATCCAAGTGTACCATTCTGTAATTTATGTGGAATTCCCGATACATCCTTTAGAGTGAGCCAATATCTCCAGTGATTAAAGACATTAGGCCAAAACAGTCTTCTATAACCTCACAGGAATAAACAATGTTGCTATAAATCACCATATTAACTGCTGAGTTAAAGGCTGTGTCTGTGTCATGAAGATCAAACAAGGGAAGTTGCCAAAAAAGAGACCTGTGCTCACAGCACATGGTTCGACTGCACCAGTGTGTTCAATTTTAGCCATTAGTCAAAACAGGTCTAGATGACAGACTCATTCCTGGGATCATTTGATTTTGACTTATTAAGATAGTCCTATTTGATTTTCCTGCtcttatatatttttgttcttagaTTATTGTATGTAGTTTGGGACCTGGTTGAAAAGTGTGAATCTATCTTCATTTCTCTCAGATTCTGGCtgagactgagaatagccaaagtttaatagaatttctttatttttgacttaAAATTCTACAGAGGTTTTTCTAATAAGCTGACACACCAGgtgcaaatctttttttttcttttttcttttttggtggtactgcagtttgagttcagggcctcacgctttctaggcaggtgctctaccacttgagcctcttcgCCAGCCCAGGAACAAATTTTTATATACAcgtgtttaaaaaaagaatgtcacaaacaccaataaacacataaataacaaataagtagtcaaaattatttagaaatttaaGGAAAATCAGAAGACATGAAATATTTAGTCTACTACCTTTTGGAgatacttttctttctcctcagaTTCCTGAATCTTCAGGGCTTTAGCAAAGACAGCTTCATTCTCTAGAGGAAATAAAGTCAAATTCaatctgaaataattttatcGTGATTTTATGATAACATCGACACAGAATTGGAGAAGGGCTAAAAGAATAGGAAGGTACACACAACTACACACAGTACCTTGAAACCTTCTAACCAGtcataaataaatggagagtTCATTAGCTATGGCGCTCCAGGGAACCTCTAATCTCTTTAGCTGATGAGTAAACTTGAGTGGCGACACCAGAGGTCTCAGAAGAGAATAGATGTGTAGAATCAAAGTTTCCAATTTCTACATTTCTATAAAACTGTTACAGAAATGTATGTTTGGGCTCTGGATAAATAGTGTGTGGTCCCTAAGGCAAGGTCTTAGGTATGAAACTCAGAAAGTGGTATCAAAGTGTAAAGTAACCTAGGAGTCAGAAAGGCATTAAACTTGGTACTTACTGTTATTCTCAGACTGGACAGgatttttctctaaaaaaatacaaaaggaaagtaAAGTAACCACTGGAAAAGACCACAACAGCAGATGTATTTGAATTTTCTATACCTGTAAATATTGCATAGTAACAATTTTCTAAAGGGCTTACTGGTCCTTGAACTTGGTTCCCAAAGTTGActtgcttttcatttcctctaGTGCTTTCAAGTTTGAACTCAATTATGCAAATACTAATATCTTTAATATCTTTTCAGCCAACGCTATACCATTTCCTTGGATTATTCCATAATAACCCAAGTAGATTGTAGTTTGTCAAGTGGATGCCAAAATTGAGATGCTTAAGAAGTATTTTTAGATATAACAGTGATACCACTGAACCTATTTGGGTGGAAGGATGACAGGAAGGGTTCAGGAactatttatatatgtgtttgtatatacgTCTCAGGTGTATCTGTACACTATATAGTGTATAGATAAAATACGTATTTGTGTATGAAGTACTATGTGCAAGCCTTTCAAGCATTTGAGATGAAAGCATTTTATAAGGCTGGGCAGTTTTTCCAGAAGGAGGTCTGGTATCTTCCAGATTGATTAGGATGGAGGAGAAATGAAGGCTAGGAGGCAACTACTTGACTCACCGACCACGGACATCTTAGAGGGTCGAGCCACCGCCAGACGCTGACTGCTGCCTCTGCTCAGCACCAGCTGGGATTCGGTCGGGGGGTACATGGACGCCCCGAGCCAGAACTGCTTAGCCAAACTGACATCCTGCTCCGGGCAGCCGGTGAACACCAGGAATCCGGGCGGGGAAATTTCCTGGGACTCCTGGGCACTGCTAGGCGGTTCTCTGGGCCCGCTTTCCATGGCAACCCAGGACGCTTCTCCAaagtccctcctcctctcccGCCCCGCCCGGCTCCGAGAACCGTCGAGGTGCCAACAGCCACCGGCCGGAAGCCCTAGTTACTGGCGCAGCTGTTGGGGTCCCCGCACGCTGGTGGCCCCTGTGAAGCCCACTTTTGCAGCCATCTCAGGTCTCTGGGCCAGTCCAAGCCTTGGAGCATCAGCTTTGCGAcgtgtcctgtcctgtcctggccTGTCGGAGGCAGTGGGGGAGCACGTTAGCCTCTAAAATCCTAACTCAGCCTCTCCTCTCCCCAAAGATAGCTGaataaagtgaattttaaattcGTTGGCGCCATAGCTCCAATCCCCCCTTCCAGACAAAAGCGCCAAGGCTCCGCGCTGAGGCCTGCGTTGGGGAATTCAACCAGGCGGTTAAAGTCCTTGCCTGTGAGAGTCAGAGGCTTCAACTGGGCCTTTAGGTACCTATTCGTATGGCTGGGATTCCCTCCCCTCCAATCTTTTAtgaaaaatcttagaaaaaaCAAGCTGGATTTAAATCGTAACTGCGTGCACTaatcattcccaccaaaagttgTCTGGGGCTCAACCGTTGAAAATGGTTACTTAAAAGAAGGGATATAACTAATAAGTGGACCGAGTTACTTAATGTAAAATAGTGGAAAAATGTTCGTGAATCCTTATAAAAAGGAGATTTTGCTAATCTAGGAACAGTGTAACCATTTCAGCCATCGCGCTTACCGCGACCGGAACTGtggaaagaaatggacaggtaATAATATCCATAACTGACATCTCCATGAGACTTTATTTCCAAACGTTAATAACAATATGATGTCACAGAAAGTCCAATAATAATATAATCACAAGTCCATATAACAAGCAGATCAATCACTAAGGGAAAAATTCTATTTCCCAATGTAAAGCATCTAAAAAACATTTTGGTTAAGAGCctgaaggaaaactgaaaaaaatacacatacatattacaTACATGGCATATTGAGCAGCTAAATGCTAATTTTTCTCTTGGCTGAGCAATTGACAAACAGGCAATGCATAAATCAACCCCAGCGTAGTCCAGtagccttccccaccccccaccaccactgaCGTTGCACACAGTTGGATGAATCCCAATCTTTTTACCTGGCCGTGTGGTTAGTGATTGGTACTACTAGCAATCAGCTAACTACACTGCCTAGTAACTAGACTCAGAAAAAAACCTTGCCGTTGGTGCCCGAGGACGTTGTGACCCGCAAGTCACTGGTTAAGTTGTAATTCACTTTGGTGACTGGCTTGGTGACTACCCTACTGTTGATGGGAAATAAGGCACAATAAAAGCACAGCCTACGGCACTGTTACACGAGGGGCTTCTCCAAGCAGCTTAAATGCCCTTATATCTTAAAGCCATTCGACTCCACTGAGGTGGCTTTCCTGAGATTGTAACCGTCTTGCAGCGACTCCTAGAGAGCGCCCCCGATTGCCCCGGGTCTGGAGCGAGCCGCCCGCGCGTTCCCGTGGGTTTTTACTCGCACTTTGGCAACGTGCTCGCGGACCATCGCTGACGCATCGCTCTCCCAGCGCAGCTCGGGGCTCTCAGACTCGGCGGGGCGGCGGGAGATGCTGTGCCTTGTTTTGATGGCAGTGGAGTTAGTGATTGCAAGCGCCATAGTACAATCAGCTAATTACACTGCCTACAAACCGAGCACCGGGCGCCGGCCCCTGCAGCTCCAGGATGCTCCGCAGTGCCGACATGGTATCCCCGAGCACGCGGCCTGACCGCGGGGTCGGGTCCCCCTCCACCTTCCCGTTTCCCCGGCCCAGGGCGAGGGTTCACCGGCACCGAGTCCCTACGGATGCGCTggtcccccccccccacccaccccggAGCTGGCCACGCACCCCACGGGTAACACACGGCCAGCGGGAGGCGCTGTCCAGggaccccccccaacccccacatcCATCCTTCCCCCCAGGGCCGCGCCCCCGACTCCAGGTGGCCCCGGAGTGCCCCCCCGGGCTCCCCTTCCCGCGGTCTCCTGCACCTCCCGGGCACCCCGCCTTTGGCTTCTTCGGACCCTACTCCCACTTCCCTCTGCCCGGCCTGGCCGGCTTCACAGAACTTCGCAGCTCCCAGCCCAAACCCTAGAGCCGCTCTTCACCCCGTGCGCCCCGCAGCTCCGACTGGCCGAGTGACCGTAGCTGCGCGGCCAACTGCCCTTGGAACCCCGAGGGCCGAGGGGGCGGGGCGGGCGCGA
This window harbors:
- the Hoatz gene encoding cilia- and flagella-associated protein HOATZ, encoding MESGPREPPSSAQESQEISPPGFLVFTGCPEQDVSLAKQFWLGASMYPPTESQLVLSRGSSQRLAVARPSKMSVVEKNPVQSENNKNEAVFAKALKIQESEEKEKYLQKAKRRDEILQLLRKQREERISKELVSLPYKPKAKVQEKKVSSESDKKDKEEVKALD